The Deltaproteobacteria bacterium HGW-Deltaproteobacteria-6 genome has a segment encoding these proteins:
- a CDS encoding enoyl-CoA hydratase: MSYQYIDLKIENHVATVAMARVDALNALSLEFAAEIAGVFRELGSNDDVRAIIFCSKARIFCAGLDLKEAAGGAAGTVKNVIDTIRNSQPLFDCCNFIEECPKPVIAAVHSKCIGGGLDMISACDIRLCSEDAIFCLKEANIGLVADMGVLQRLPMIVGQGFAREMAFTAANYSARDVEKMGLINHVYADHAGLMTAAQKMAAQIAANAPLGIKYSKEVLNFSRYVNVYEGMALAIQKNATLLMSEDLKEAMMSFLERRPADFKGK; encoded by the coding sequence ATGTCATATCAATACATTGATCTGAAAATTGAAAATCATGTGGCCACAGTAGCCATGGCGCGCGTGGATGCACTCAACGCGCTGAGTCTCGAATTCGCAGCAGAAATCGCAGGCGTCTTTCGCGAGCTGGGGTCCAATGATGACGTCCGCGCGATTATCTTCTGCAGCAAGGCGCGGATATTCTGCGCCGGACTTGATTTAAAGGAAGCGGCCGGCGGCGCTGCCGGAACGGTTAAGAATGTCATCGACACGATCAGAAATTCTCAACCCTTGTTTGACTGCTGTAATTTTATCGAAGAATGCCCCAAGCCCGTGATTGCCGCCGTTCACAGCAAATGCATCGGCGGCGGGCTCGATATGATATCCGCCTGCGATATCCGCCTGTGCTCGGAAGACGCGATCTTCTGCCTGAAAGAAGCCAATATCGGTCTGGTTGCGGATATGGGCGTTCTTCAACGCCTTCCGATGATTGTAGGCCAGGGCTTCGCCCGCGAGATGGCCTTCACCGCAGCCAACTATTCCGCGCGCGACGTGGAAAAGATGGGGCTTATCAATCATGTTTATGCCGATCATGCAGGACTCATGACGGCCGCACAAAAAATGGCCGCTCAGATTGCCGCCAACGCGCCGCTGGGGATTAAATACAGCAAGGAAGTCCTCAATTTCAGCCGTTATGTGAATGTCTATGAAGGCATGGCGCTGGCTATTCAGAAGAATGCGACCCTGCTCATGTCGGAGGATTTAAAAGAAGCGATGATGTCTTTCCTGGAAAGACGGCCCGCGGATTTCAAAGGGAAATAA
- a CDS encoding aspartate aminotransferase has product MISKRASEFTSFIVMDVMAKAEELERQGEHIIHMEVGEPDFSTPQVITDAAISALQNSKTRYTHALGLLELRQAICDDYLEEYGVTITPDQIVISTGTSPVLLFAMLAILDHGDEVIISNPRYPCYQNFIRAAGGLLKEIQTYPEEGFQYRHKDIKKKLSRRTKGIIINSPCNPTGIVMTEEQLRDIAQFDTQYIISDEIYHGLVYQDRAHSILEFTDKAFVINGFSKLYAMTGWRLGYLIFPKKFSAVMQRIHQNFMISANGFIQWAGIAALHEAKDDVDKMVKTYDERRRYMLARLTDMGFTIHVEPTGAFYVFADGRRFFKDSYQEAFRITEEAKVGVSPGIDFGSGGEGFLRFSYATSLENIKEGLDRLEKYLKKKK; this is encoded by the coding sequence ATGATTTCAAAACGGGCCTCGGAGTTTACATCCTTCATTGTCATGGACGTTATGGCTAAAGCAGAAGAATTGGAACGTCAAGGTGAGCACATCATTCATATGGAAGTGGGCGAGCCGGATTTTTCCACCCCCCAGGTCATCACCGATGCTGCCATTTCTGCCCTGCAAAACAGCAAAACCCGTTACACGCATGCCCTGGGGCTGCTTGAATTACGCCAGGCCATTTGTGATGATTATTTAGAAGAATACGGTGTGACGATTACACCCGATCAGATTGTCATCTCCACCGGCACGTCGCCCGTCCTGCTTTTTGCGATGCTGGCCATTTTAGATCATGGTGACGAAGTCATTATTTCCAATCCCCGCTACCCCTGTTATCAAAATTTTATCCGCGCGGCGGGGGGCCTTCTCAAAGAGATTCAAACTTACCCGGAAGAGGGATTTCAATACCGCCACAAGGACATCAAGAAGAAACTTTCACGGCGGACCAAAGGCATCATCATCAATTCGCCCTGCAATCCCACCGGCATTGTGATGACGGAAGAGCAGCTGCGGGATATCGCGCAGTTTGATACGCAGTACATCATTTCCGACGAAATCTATCACGGGCTTGTCTATCAGGACCGGGCTCATTCCATCCTGGAATTCACGGATAAGGCATTCGTCATTAACGGTTTTTCCAAGCTCTACGCGATGACCGGCTGGCGTCTGGGTTACCTGATCTTTCCGAAAAAATTCAGCGCCGTCATGCAGCGCATCCATCAGAATTTCATGATTTCAGCCAACGGCTTTATTCAGTGGGCAGGGATTGCCGCACTCCATGAGGCCAAGGACGATGTCGACAAAATGGTGAAGACCTACGACGAGCGGCGCCGCTATATGCTGGCGCGTCTGACCGACATGGGCTTTACCATCCACGTCGAACCGACCGGAGCGTTTTATGTCTTTGCCGACGGGCGCAGATTTTTCAAAGATTCCTACCAGGAGGCTTTCCGGATTACCGAAGAAGCAAAAGTAGGCGTATCACCCGGCATTGATTTCGGCAGCGGCGGAGAAGGTTTTTTACGTTTCTCTTATGCGACGTCCCTGGAAAATATCAAAGAAGGGCTGGACCGGCTGGAAAAGTACCTGAAAAAGAAGAAGTAA
- a CDS encoding cholesterol oxidase yields MRFDMEEIFDFIVIGSGFGGSVAALRLAEKGYSVCVLEAGKRWQPKDFPNTNWNVRKFLWAPIIGCHGIQRIWLLKDFMGLGGAGVGGGSLVYAMVLMQPLDPFYRDPQWVELDPDWKAALAPHYRMARKMLGVAKFPKITEPDKVLAEYAADIGRSDHFAPTEVGAFFGEPGVTVPDPYFDGEGPERTGCDFSGACMIGCKTGGKNTLDKNYLYLAEKLGARIVPETLVTDIRPDPRGGYILNSRKATSVFPTGKKAWRARQVVVSAGTLNTISLLLRSKQKGLLPGLSDRLGYKFRTNSEVLCGGRANSLDVKYCEGTAITSILQVNDATSIEVTRYPEGSDVMGILAQVLTDGGSKWGRVMKYFYQCLTHPTHFLKSLWIFGWARRSIILLVMQVYDNSLRIRLKRNWLLPWRWRLSSESPEGGIPTYIPEANHAARAVAKKINGIPQGAVSEVLLNRPLSAHMLGGCPIAKGPDQGVVDKHGKVFGYDGLYIADGSIMPANLGVNPALTILALAEHVMTAIPPKEKQEFS; encoded by the coding sequence ATGAGGTTTGACATGGAAGAGATCTTTGATTTTATTGTAATCGGATCGGGATTCGGCGGCAGTGTCGCCGCCTTGCGGCTGGCGGAAAAAGGCTATAGCGTTTGCGTTCTGGAAGCAGGCAAGCGCTGGCAGCCGAAGGACTTCCCCAACACCAACTGGAATGTCAGGAAATTTCTCTGGGCGCCGATCATCGGTTGCCACGGAATCCAACGCATCTGGCTGCTCAAGGATTTCATGGGGCTGGGCGGCGCGGGCGTCGGCGGCGGATCACTGGTTTATGCCATGGTTCTCATGCAGCCACTGGATCCTTTCTACCGCGATCCGCAATGGGTGGAACTTGACCCGGACTGGAAAGCGGCGTTAGCCCCGCATTACCGGATGGCCAGAAAAATGCTGGGTGTCGCCAAATTTCCCAAAATCACGGAACCGGACAAAGTCCTTGCCGAGTATGCCGCTGATATCGGACGCAGCGATCATTTCGCTCCGACGGAAGTAGGCGCTTTTTTCGGAGAGCCGGGTGTCACCGTCCCGGACCCGTATTTTGACGGAGAAGGTCCCGAAAGGACCGGTTGTGATTTTTCCGGGGCCTGTATGATCGGATGCAAAACCGGCGGCAAAAACACGCTGGACAAAAATTATCTCTATCTGGCTGAAAAGCTGGGTGCTCGCATCGTTCCTGAAACGCTGGTCACGGACATTCGACCGGACCCCCGCGGGGGCTATATCCTGAACTCCCGCAAGGCGACCTCCGTTTTTCCCACCGGCAAAAAAGCATGGCGGGCGCGTCAGGTCGTGGTCAGCGCCGGAACGCTCAACACGATATCGCTCCTTTTGCGCTCTAAGCAAAAGGGATTGCTTCCCGGATTATCGGACCGGCTCGGTTATAAATTCCGCACCAATTCGGAAGTGCTTTGCGGCGGGCGGGCCAACTCGCTCGACGTCAAATACTGCGAAGGAACCGCGATCACCTCGATTCTTCAGGTTAACGACGCCACGTCTATTGAAGTTACCCGCTACCCGGAAGGCTCCGATGTGATGGGAATACTGGCCCAGGTGCTGACCGACGGCGGCTCCAAGTGGGGAAGGGTCATGAAATATTTTTACCAGTGCCTGACCCATCCCACCCACTTTTTGAAAAGCTTGTGGATTTTCGGCTGGGCCAGACGGTCAATCATTCTGCTCGTCATGCAGGTGTACGACAACAGCCTGAGAATCCGGCTGAAAAGAAATTGGCTTCTGCCCTGGCGCTGGCGTTTATCTTCCGAATCTCCGGAGGGAGGCATCCCGACATATATTCCGGAAGCCAACCACGCGGCGCGCGCGGTGGCGAAGAAGATCAACGGAATCCCGCAGGGCGCCGTCTCCGAAGTTCTGCTGAACCGGCCGCTTTCCGCTCACATGCTGGGCGGCTGCCCGATTGCCAAAGGGCCTGATCAGGGCGTGGTGGATAAGCACGGAAAGGTTTTCGGTTACGATGGCCTCTACATTGCGGATGGGTCCATCATGCCGGCCAATCTGGGCGTCAACCCGGCCCTGACCATCCTGGCCCTGGCGGAACATGTGATGACGGCGATACCACCAAAAGAAAAACAGGAGTTTTCATGA
- a CDS encoding hydrogenase produces MSYSISTLCNGCGACAKMCPVQAISGEKKEMHLICASLCIECGSCGRICPESAVLDDKGKTVARMKKADWPKPVINTDCCSACENCVAVCPTNALAMADERLPLTRNHAVLAKPGKCVSCGWCKENCLFDAITMRGAA; encoded by the coding sequence ATGAGTTATTCCATATCAACACTGTGTAACGGGTGCGGGGCCTGTGCTAAAATGTGCCCGGTGCAGGCCATATCGGGTGAAAAAAAAGAAATGCATCTCATCTGCGCATCGCTCTGCATTGAATGCGGCTCCTGCGGCAGGATATGCCCTGAATCGGCGGTTCTGGATGACAAGGGTAAAACGGTTGCCAGAATGAAGAAAGCGGACTGGCCGAAACCGGTGATCAACACGGACTGCTGCTCGGCCTGTGAAAACTGCGTGGCTGTCTGCCCGACGAACGCGCTCGCCATGGCCGATGAACGGCTGCCTCTGACCCGGAACCATGCGGTGCTTGCAAAGCCCGGCAAATGTGTGTCCTGCGGCTGGTGTAAAGAGAACTGCCTCTTCGACGCCATCACAATGAGAGGTGCAGCATGA
- a CDS encoding aldehyde ferredoxin oxidoreductase, which translates to MKEIIGTSNKYLDINLTDKTWKVHQATQDDLKNYLGGKGLGLKIIYDRLKDKLRDLDPLGPDNLLVFANGVLLTTGAPCSARFEVITKSPLTGYMVASSCGGPFGEACKTAGWDGVIISGKAERPTVIRFDDQEVIFEPADDLWGATTHQTQEKLHLGPKEGAAVIGPAGENKVFYANICSGHRFAGRGGVGAVMGAKNLKAIVARGKEYRCIPVNREKFERTLKKAKAHIQRNVFTRGYKFFGTNMNTRFGIDSGYSPVRNFRDRYSPQTEAITGEVMAEKYQTRHSTCRYCSVLCGHKGLYPDGKMRQIPEYETTGLFGSNIENYDTDKIAVWNDIMNDLGMDTISAGGTMAWAMEAGEKGLRKTELSFANHDNIARILEDIAYRRGEGAELADGSKRLSEQYGGREFAIHTKGLEIAAYDPRACWGHGLSYAVHNKGGCHLGSYLVSLEVLLGFMPSQTTLGKASWVVFCEDLFAGINSLQSCLFTAFAVMTEPVIPKYLPKAVLNVATIMTPRMSQMMMNWSVYSDFFSAITGIPMNQWQFKKAGERITKLERYMNVQMGQQPFEDTLPDRFTKEAVTKYPVDSVVPIERMVKKYYRIRKYDPKTAGPTVENLKRLGISV; encoded by the coding sequence ATGAAAGAGATCATAGGAACCAGCAACAAGTATCTGGACATTAACCTGACCGATAAGACCTGGAAGGTGCACCAGGCCACACAGGACGATTTGAAGAACTATCTGGGCGGCAAAGGCCTGGGGCTCAAAATCATCTATGACCGCCTGAAAGATAAGCTTCGGGATCTCGACCCTCTGGGGCCTGACAATTTGCTGGTCTTTGCCAACGGCGTACTGCTTACGACCGGGGCGCCCTGCTCGGCCCGGTTTGAAGTCATCACCAAGTCGCCGCTGACCGGCTACATGGTGGCTTCATCCTGCGGAGGCCCGTTCGGCGAAGCCTGCAAGACCGCCGGCTGGGATGGTGTGATCATTTCCGGCAAAGCGGAACGTCCCACGGTGATACGCTTCGACGACCAGGAGGTCATCTTCGAGCCCGCGGACGACCTATGGGGAGCAACGACGCATCAAACGCAGGAAAAACTTCACCTGGGTCCCAAAGAAGGAGCTGCCGTGATCGGACCGGCCGGTGAAAACAAGGTCTTCTATGCCAATATCTGTTCCGGCCACCGTTTTGCCGGACGCGGCGGTGTAGGGGCGGTCATGGGCGCGAAAAACCTCAAGGCCATCGTGGCCCGCGGGAAGGAATACCGCTGCATTCCGGTAAACCGGGAAAAGTTCGAAAGAACCCTGAAGAAAGCCAAAGCGCACATTCAGCGAAATGTATTTACCAGGGGATATAAGTTCTTTGGCACCAACATGAACACCCGTTTCGGCATTGACTCGGGTTACTCTCCGGTGCGGAATTTCCGGGACCGTTACAGCCCCCAAACCGAGGCTATTACGGGTGAGGTGATGGCTGAAAAATATCAGACGCGGCATTCCACCTGCCGCTACTGCTCGGTGCTTTGTGGACATAAGGGCCTGTATCCCGATGGAAAAATGCGACAGATCCCGGAATACGAGACCACCGGTCTGTTTGGCAGCAATATTGAAAATTATGATACGGACAAGATCGCCGTCTGGAACGACATCATGAACGACCTGGGGATGGATACCATCTCGGCAGGCGGTACGATGGCCTGGGCGATGGAGGCCGGTGAAAAGGGTTTACGCAAAACAGAATTATCCTTCGCCAATCATGATAACATTGCCCGCATCCTGGAAGATATCGCCTACCGCCGGGGCGAGGGGGCGGAGCTGGCGGACGGATCGAAGCGTTTAAGTGAGCAATACGGCGGCAGGGAATTTGCCATCCATACCAAAGGGCTGGAAATTGCGGCCTATGATCCCCGGGCCTGCTGGGGACACGGGCTTTCCTATGCGGTGCACAACAAAGGCGGCTGCCACCTCGGATCTTATCTGGTCAGCCTCGAAGTGCTCCTGGGTTTCATGCCGTCACAGACAACACTCGGCAAGGCTTCCTGGGTGGTCTTTTGCGAGGATCTGTTTGCCGGCATCAACTCGCTCCAGTCCTGCCTGTTTACGGCCTTTGCCGTCATGACGGAGCCGGTCATCCCGAAATATCTTCCCAAAGCGGTCCTGAATGTCGCCACGATCATGACCCCCAGGATGTCGCAGATGATGATGAACTGGAGCGTTTATTCCGATTTCTTTTCCGCCATTACGGGCATTCCCATGAATCAGTGGCAGTTCAAGAAAGCAGGCGAGCGCATTACCAAGCTGGAACGCTACATGAATGTGCAGATGGGGCAGCAGCCCTTCGAAGACACCCTGCCGGACCGGTTTACGAAAGAAGCTGTCACCAAATACCCCGTGGATTCCGTGGTACCGATTGAACGGATGGTTAAAAAATATTACCGGATCAGGAAGTATGATCCGAAGACCGCCGGTCCCACCGTGGAAAATCTGAAACGCCTCGGAATTTCCGTTTGA
- a CDS encoding choloylglycine hydrolase — protein sequence MKKLRIVSMGFLLFFALAHFMDVYACSVFRVTAKDGTIISGRTMEFGHDMGYAMIVVPRNKNFASPAPDGITGLKWKTRYGYVASNVLNKEDGISDGINEAGLSFSLLWYDGDMQWQVVNPKDKSPELANIVFGSWVLGNFSTVKEAVEAIAKVKVFGIKNPELGGAVLPGHFILYDAKGDCVVIEYEKGELHIYDNPLGIMTNAPNFPWMLTNLRNYVGMTNGMREPATFGGQTYLTTGHGSGMFGLPGDITPPARFVRMAVTTRFADTPENAENALNLAQHIVSSLHIVRGMAADRNKEGKIIASETTQWSTYRDLTNRVYYFRTYDNFNLRKIDLKRLNFNADKIKTIPMFADKEIIVDVTDRGK from the coding sequence ATGAAAAAATTACGGATTGTTAGCATGGGGTTCCTTTTATTTTTTGCTTTGGCCCACTTTATGGACGTCTACGCCTGCTCCGTTTTTCGCGTAACCGCCAAAGATGGAACGATTATCAGCGGCCGGACCATGGAATTCGGCCACGACATGGGCTATGCCATGATTGTGGTTCCCCGCAATAAAAATTTCGCAAGCCCGGCACCGGATGGAATCACCGGATTAAAGTGGAAAACCAGATACGGTTATGTAGCCAGCAACGTTCTGAACAAGGAAGACGGCATCAGCGACGGCATCAATGAAGCAGGCCTGTCCTTCAGCCTGCTCTGGTATGACGGCGATATGCAGTGGCAAGTTGTTAATCCAAAAGACAAATCCCCGGAACTCGCCAATATTGTTTTCGGGTCATGGGTTTTAGGAAATTTCAGCACCGTAAAAGAGGCGGTCGAGGCGATTGCCAAAGTCAAAGTATTCGGCATAAAAAATCCGGAGTTGGGCGGAGCGGTGCTTCCCGGCCATTTTATCCTCTATGATGCCAAAGGTGACTGCGTGGTCATTGAATACGAAAAGGGAGAACTGCATATTTACGACAACCCCCTGGGCATCATGACCAACGCGCCCAATTTTCCCTGGATGCTGACCAACCTGCGTAACTATGTCGGCATGACCAACGGCATGCGGGAACCGGCAACATTCGGCGGACAGACCTATCTAACCACCGGCCATGGCTCCGGCATGTTCGGCCTGCCCGGCGACATTACACCGCCCGCGCGTTTTGTCCGTATGGCGGTAACCACCAGATTCGCAGATACGCCGGAAAATGCCGAAAACGCTCTGAATCTGGCCCAGCATATTGTCAGTTCCCTGCATATCGTCCGCGGCATGGCGGCGGATCGCAATAAGGAAGGCAAGATCATCGCCTCCGAGACCACCCAGTGGTCAACGTATCGTGATCTGACCAACCGCGTTTATTATTTCCGCACCTATGACAATTTCAATCTGCGTAAAATTGACCTCAAGCGGCTGAACTTCAACGCAGATAAGATCAAAACCATTCCGATGTTTGCCGATAAAGAGATTATTGTCGATGTCACGGACCGGGGGAAATAA